From Sphingomonas bisphenolicum, one genomic window encodes:
- a CDS encoding DUF899 family protein, which translates to MASLKPVADLVTHRKPRFPGESAAYRDARTALLAEEIEFRRHMTRLVEQRRSLPPGPLIEKDYRFRDEQGFEVGLSDLFGDKDALVAYFWMYGPERERPCPMCTNWIGSVDGNAADIKQRVAYKIFGRSPVERQFAFAQERGWRDTDFVQTVGDDYANDLGLLTPDGEYPALVVFRKDGEGIRLFWMSEMTGEMGDPGQDPRDAPDIAALWSILDLTPDGRPANWYPKLRY; encoded by the coding sequence ATGGCCAGCCTGAAACCCGTTGCCGACCTCGTTACCCATCGCAAGCCACGCTTCCCCGGCGAGAGCGCCGCCTATCGTGATGCCCGCACGGCCTTGCTGGCGGAGGAGATAGAATTTCGCCGCCACATGACCCGGCTAGTGGAACAGCGGCGCTCGCTGCCGCCCGGCCCGCTGATCGAAAAAGACTATCGCTTCAGGGACGAGCAGGGTTTCGAGGTCGGCCTGTCCGACCTGTTCGGCGACAAGGACGCATTGGTCGCCTATTTCTGGATGTACGGCCCGGAACGGGAACGGCCCTGCCCGATGTGCACCAACTGGATCGGGTCGGTCGACGGCAATGCCGCCGACATCAAGCAGCGCGTCGCCTACAAGATTTTCGGGCGCAGCCCGGTCGAGCGGCAATTCGCCTTCGCGCAGGAGCGGGGCTGGCGCGATACCGACTTCGTCCAGACGGTCGGCGACGATTATGCCAATGATCTGGGCCTGCTGACGCCGGACGGCGAATATCCTGCGCTGGTCGTGTTTCGGAAGGATGGCGAGGGCATCCGCCTCTTCTGGATGAGCGAGATGACAGGCGAGATGGGCGATCCGGGGCAAGACCCCCGCGACGCGCCCGATATTGCCGCGCTCTGGTCGATCCTCGACCTGACGCCCGATGGCCGGCCGGCGAACTGGTATCCGAAACTGCGCTATTGA
- a CDS encoding toxic anion resistance protein: MATTAPTTTATADALNLTPPDPVPVVAPEKASGLVPIEDEKKSKLDEKVDAFVADLVAQDANSPEFGARVDQLTNMGRKEIAEAAGHSNRFLDRPVRAMDSDTKVGADLAELRRTVEDLDPGKRGNLLVPKKLFGIIPFGNKMRDYFDGYKSAQGHINSILGSLASGKDVLIKDNAAIDVERQNMWQTMGRLEQMIHISKTMDARLESKALELDSTDPTKAKAIRESALFYIRQRTQDLLTQMAVTVQGYLALDLVKKNNVELVKGVDRASTTTVAALRTAVTVAQALAGQRLVLEQISALNTTTANMIDRTGELLKSQTAQIHEQAASSTIPIETLQRAFQNIYDTMDNIDAFKLKALENMKTTVNTLSGEVEKSKGYIARAEGQAQAAKEVRADNPLLSAIEG; encoded by the coding sequence ATGGCCACCACTGCGCCCACGACGACCGCGACTGCCGACGCCCTCAACCTGACGCCGCCCGATCCGGTGCCGGTGGTCGCGCCCGAAAAGGCGTCCGGCCTCGTACCCATCGAGGATGAGAAAAAGTCCAAGCTGGACGAGAAGGTCGACGCCTTCGTTGCGGACCTCGTTGCGCAGGACGCCAATTCGCCCGAATTCGGCGCGCGGGTCGACCAGTTGACCAATATGGGGCGCAAGGAGATTGCCGAGGCCGCGGGCCACTCCAACCGCTTCCTCGATCGCCCGGTGCGGGCGATGGACAGCGATACGAAGGTCGGCGCGGATCTGGCCGAACTGCGCCGCACGGTGGAAGACCTTGATCCGGGCAAGCGCGGCAATCTGCTCGTGCCCAAGAAGCTGTTCGGCATCATCCCGTTCGGCAACAAGATGCGCGACTATTTCGACGGCTATAAGAGCGCGCAGGGTCATATCAATTCGATCCTGGGGTCGCTGGCCAGCGGCAAGGATGTTCTCATCAAGGACAATGCCGCGATCGATGTCGAACGCCAGAATATGTGGCAGACCATGGGCCGGTTGGAACAGATGATCCATATCAGCAAGACCATGGACGCCCGCCTCGAATCCAAGGCGCTCGAACTGGATTCGACCGACCCGACCAAGGCCAAGGCGATCCGCGAAAGCGCGCTGTTCTACATCCGCCAGCGTACGCAGGATCTGCTGACGCAGATGGCGGTGACGGTGCAGGGCTATCTGGCGCTGGATCTGGTCAAGAAGAACAATGTCGAACTGGTCAAGGGCGTCGATCGCGCCAGCACGACCACGGTCGCGGCACTGCGCACGGCGGTCACGGTCGCGCAGGCGCTGGCCGGGCAGCGGCTGGTGCTGGAGCAGATCAGCGCGCTCAACACCACCACCGCCAACATGATCGATCGCACCGGCGAATTGCTCAAAAGCCAGACGGCGCAGATTCACGAGCAGGCCGCCAGCAGCACGATTCCGATCGAGACGCTCCAGCGCGCCTTCCAGAATATCTACGACACGATGGACAATATCGACGCCTTCAAGCTGAAGGCGCTGGAGAATATGAAGACGACGGTGAATACATTGTCGGGCGAAGTGGAAAAGTCCAAGGGCTATATCGCGCGGGCCGAGGGGCAGGCGCAGGCCGCCAAGGAAGTCCGCGCCGACAATCCGCTGCTGAGCGCGATCGAGGGGTGA
- a CDS encoding SMP-30/gluconolactonase/LRE family protein, translated as MPEWRLIDRGVADTLGEGTLWSARGNAVYWVDILAPALNRLSLESGAVERFAMPEPLGWVAERGAGGFIGGFQSGFADISLDPLTITPFGDPEPHFPGNRMNDGKADGQGAIWCGTMDMAEEHDRGALYRLAPDRSWTVVDSDYRVPNGPCFSPCGQWLYHSDTAKKQMYRFRRTEDGATGREPFIRFGEEDGYPDGMTVDADGHIWVAHWGGSRISRFTPEGRLDRIIEMPARQVTNITFAGPNLDRMFVSSATVGLDDPTEYDGGFFEVESGVRGLPTNLYAG; from the coding sequence ATGCCGGAATGGCGGCTGATCGACCGCGGCGTCGCGGACACGCTGGGGGAGGGGACGCTCTGGTCGGCGCGCGGCAACGCGGTCTACTGGGTCGATATCCTTGCCCCCGCGCTCAACCGGCTGTCACTGGAGAGCGGGGCGGTCGAACGCTTCGCCATGCCCGAGCCGCTGGGCTGGGTGGCGGAGCGCGGGGCGGGCGGCTTCATCGGCGGCTTTCAGAGCGGTTTTGCCGACATCAGCCTCGATCCCCTGACCATCACCCCCTTCGGCGATCCGGAGCCGCATTTCCCCGGCAACCGGATGAACGATGGCAAGGCGGATGGACAGGGCGCCATCTGGTGCGGCACGATGGACATGGCCGAAGAGCATGACCGCGGCGCGCTCTATCGCCTCGCGCCCGATCGTAGCTGGACCGTGGTGGACAGCGACTATCGCGTGCCCAACGGTCCCTGTTTCTCGCCTTGCGGCCAGTGGCTCTATCACAGCGATACTGCGAAAAAGCAGATGTACCGCTTCCGCCGGACCGAGGATGGCGCGACCGGGCGGGAGCCGTTCATCCGGTTTGGCGAGGAGGATGGCTATCCCGACGGCATGACCGTGGATGCGGACGGTCATATCTGGGTCGCCCATTGGGGTGGCAGCCGGATCAGCCGATTCACGCCCGAAGGCAGGCTGGACCGCATCATTGAAATGCCGGCGCGGCAGGTGACCAACATCACCTTCGCAGGGCCGAATCTCGATCGCATGTTCGTCAGTTCGGCGACGGTGGGCCTCGATGATCCGACCGAATATGATGGCGGTTTCTTCGAGGTGGAGAGCGGCGTGCGCGGCCTGCCGACCAACCTGTACGCGGGCTGA
- a CDS encoding aldose epimerase family protein yields the protein MRKVVDLKTALSPAVGLYALALTLASGTALAADASRAPAGTANGAAVEAITLKNGAGVSATVLTYGATLQSLSGPGKDGKVADVLLGYDDLKSYVDFPNYFGVTVGRYANRIAGGQFSLDGKPYQLPLNDKVNTLHGGGKGFDKQVWKVMSLKSGPKASLVLGLTSPDGDSGYPGKLDVTVTYTLDESGNLGIVFDAKTDKPTIVNMTNHAIFNLQGEGSPDGAMGHMLTIPAKAYTPVDANLIPTGELKPVEGGVFDFRSARRVADGLRDGRDAQVIAGRGYDHNWALDKGATRTPELAARLEDPVSGRVLEVLTTEPGVQFYTGNFLDGTFIGKGSHVYRMGDGIALEPQKFPDAPNKPNFISARVDPGKPYHHEMVYRLSVAR from the coding sequence ATGCGAAAGGTCGTCGATTTGAAAACAGCGTTGTCACCCGCTGTCGGTCTGTATGCGCTGGCGCTCACGCTCGCAAGCGGCACGGCACTCGCCGCCGACGCCAGCCGCGCGCCGGCCGGCACCGCCAACGGCGCGGCGGTCGAAGCGATCACGCTGAAGAATGGCGCGGGCGTCTCTGCCACTGTCCTGACCTATGGCGCGACGCTCCAGTCGCTGTCCGGCCCCGGCAAGGACGGCAAAGTCGCCGACGTGCTGCTCGGCTACGATGACCTCAAATCCTATGTCGACTTCCCCAATTATTTCGGGGTGACGGTGGGCCGCTATGCCAATCGGATCGCGGGCGGCCAATTCAGCCTCGACGGCAAACCCTATCAGTTGCCGCTCAATGACAAGGTCAACACGCTGCACGGCGGCGGCAAGGGCTTCGACAAGCAGGTGTGGAAGGTCATGTCCCTGAAGAGCGGCCCCAAGGCGAGCCTGGTGCTGGGGCTGACCAGCCCGGACGGCGATTCGGGCTATCCCGGCAAGCTGGACGTGACCGTCACTTATACGCTGGACGAAAGCGGCAACCTCGGCATCGTTTTCGACGCGAAGACCGACAAGCCGACCATCGTCAACATGACCAACCACGCCATTTTCAATTTGCAGGGCGAAGGCTCGCCTGACGGCGCGATGGGCCATATGCTGACGATCCCGGCCAAGGCCTATACGCCGGTCGACGCGAACCTCATCCCCACCGGCGAGCTGAAGCCGGTCGAGGGCGGCGTGTTCGATTTCCGCAGCGCTCGCCGCGTGGCGGACGGGCTGCGCGATGGCCGCGATGCGCAGGTCATCGCCGGCCGTGGCTATGACCATAATTGGGCGCTGGACAAGGGCGCGACCAGGACGCCGGAACTGGCCGCGCGGCTGGAAGATCCGGTGTCGGGCCGCGTGCTGGAAGTGCTGACGACCGAACCGGGCGTGCAATTCTATACCGGCAATTTCCTCGACGGCACCTTCATCGGCAAGGGCAGCCATGTCTATCGCATGGGCGACGGCATCGCGCTGGAGCCGCAGAAATTCCCTGACGCGCCCAACAAGCCGAACTTCATTTCGGCCCGCGTCGATCCCGGCAAGCCCTACCATCATGAAATGGTCTATCGCCTGTCGGTGGCCCGCTGA
- a CDS encoding sugar MFS transporter — MAGPISSGAGVTATHNPGTRYGPALALLASLFFMWGFITVINNTLLPHLRSVFELSYTQTTLIESVWFIAYFVASIPSAKLIERVGYQKSLVIGLLIMAAGALGMTVAASIPSYGVTLVMLFVIASGITLLQVAANPYVAIVGKPETASSRLNLVQAMNSAGTMLAPLFGAYLILGRSKGGTAQGDVVLTQAERLADAQSVILPYVIVAAVLAVLAIVIARFPLPAMGNATQRHNKEERKKHSLWNHRNLVFGIPAIFIYLIAEIGVANLFVNFVSQPDIANLTHEQAGRYLTFLWGGMMVGRFAGSAIMQKFDAGHVLAAFSVGAFVVMLVTVFTTGPVAMWSLILVGLFHSIMFPTIFTLGIKGLGPLTEEGSGLLIMAIAGGALVVVQGWLADHYGLQTSFLLTAICELYILFYALWGSKTTNALPDQQVAAE; from the coding sequence ATGGCAGGACCGATCTCATCAGGCGCGGGCGTAACCGCGACGCACAATCCCGGCACGCGCTACGGCCCGGCGCTGGCGTTGCTGGCCAGCCTCTTCTTCATGTGGGGCTTCATTACCGTCATCAACAACACGCTGCTGCCGCATCTGCGCAGCGTGTTCGAGCTGAGCTACACCCAGACGACCTTGATCGAATCGGTCTGGTTCATCGCTTATTTCGTGGCGTCGATCCCATCGGCCAAGCTGATCGAACGGGTCGGTTACCAGAAGTCGCTGGTCATCGGCCTGCTCATCATGGCGGCCGGCGCGCTGGGCATGACCGTCGCGGCGTCGATCCCCTCCTATGGCGTGACTTTGGTCATGCTGTTCGTGATCGCCAGCGGGATCACCCTGCTGCAGGTCGCGGCCAACCCCTATGTCGCGATCGTCGGCAAGCCCGAAACCGCCTCGTCGCGGCTCAATCTGGTGCAGGCGATGAACTCGGCCGGCACGATGCTGGCGCCGCTGTTCGGCGCCTATCTGATCCTGGGCCGGTCCAAGGGCGGCACGGCGCAGGGCGATGTCGTCCTGACCCAGGCCGAACGGCTGGCCGACGCCCAGTCCGTGATCCTGCCCTATGTGATCGTCGCGGCCGTGCTGGCGGTGCTGGCCATCGTCATCGCCCGCTTTCCCTTGCCCGCCATGGGCAATGCGACACAGCGCCACAACAAGGAAGAGCGCAAGAAGCATTCACTCTGGAACCACCGCAACCTGGTGTTCGGCATCCCGGCGATCTTCATCTATCTGATCGCCGAAATCGGCGTCGCCAACCTGTTCGTCAACTTCGTCAGCCAGCCCGACATCGCCAACCTGACCCATGAGCAGGCGGGCCGTTATCTCACCTTCCTGTGGGGCGGCATGATGGTGGGCCGGTTCGCGGGTTCCGCGATCATGCAGAAGTTCGACGCGGGCCATGTCCTCGCCGCCTTCTCGGTCGGCGCCTTCGTCGTGATGCTGGTCACCGTCTTCACCACCGGCCCGGTCGCCATGTGGTCGCTGATCCTGGTCGGCCTGTTCCATTCGATCATGTTCCCGACCATCTTCACGCTCGGCATCAAGGGACTCGGCCCGCTGACCGAAGAAGGTTCGGGCCTGCTCATCATGGCGATCGCCGGCGGCGCGCTGGTGGTGGTGCAGGGTTGGCTGGCGGATCATTACGGCCTGCAGACCAGCTTTCTGCTCACCGCGATCTGCGAGCTCTACATCCTCTTCTATGCGCTGTGGGGATCGAAGACGACCAATGCGCTGCCGGACCAACAGGTCGCGGCGGAATAA
- a CDS encoding FadR/GntR family transcriptional regulator, protein MVKENPSLHSDETENGGGAKAVRGPGRRLHGAIAHKLGMAILSGQYQPGDVLSGEVAFAEELEVSRSAYREAIQVLTAKGLVESRPKAGTRVLPRNRWNLLDPEVLAWAFAGEPDIQFVRDLFELRAIVEPAAARLAAQRRDKEDLRIMKDALAAMRRHTLATEAGRAADRDFHNAILHATRNDALLVLTASIGAAVNWTTQYKQRARALPRNPIPDHVRVYDAIAAGDPAAAAEAMGVLVDLALEDTASAMER, encoded by the coding sequence ATGGTGAAGGAAAATCCGTCTTTGCACAGTGATGAGACGGAAAATGGCGGCGGAGCCAAGGCGGTTCGGGGTCCGGGACGGCGGCTGCACGGCGCGATCGCGCACAAGCTGGGCATGGCGATCTTGTCCGGCCAATATCAGCCGGGCGACGTGCTGTCGGGCGAAGTTGCCTTCGCCGAGGAACTGGAAGTGTCGCGCAGCGCCTATCGCGAAGCGATTCAGGTGCTGACCGCCAAGGGGCTGGTCGAAAGCCGGCCCAAGGCGGGCACCCGTGTCCTGCCGCGCAACCGCTGGAACCTGCTCGACCCCGAAGTGCTGGCCTGGGCCTTTGCCGGCGAGCCGGACATCCAGTTCGTGCGCGACCTGTTCGAACTGCGCGCCATCGTCGAGCCGGCCGCCGCGCGGCTGGCGGCGCAGCGCCGTGACAAGGAGGATCTGCGGATCATGAAGGACGCGCTTGCCGCGATGCGCCGCCACACGCTGGCGACCGAGGCGGGGCGGGCGGCTGACCGCGATTTCCACAATGCGATCCTGCACGCAACGCGCAACGACGCGCTGCTGGTGCTGACCGCCAGCATCGGCGCGGCGGTGAATTGGACGACGCAATATAAGCAGCGCGCCCGCGCTTTGCCGCGTAACCCGATTCCCGACCATGTCCGCGTCTATGACGCGATCGCCGCGGGCGATCCCGCGGCCGCGGCGGAGGCGATGGGGGTGCTGGTCGATCTGGCGCTGGAGGATACGGCGAGCGCGATGGAGCGCTGA
- the araD1 gene encoding AraD1 family protein → MTLRLLQHRSDNGERTVIAAQGDAAYVVPGFATIRALALHAIAQKISLAAAVEAAGRGAAVDIAAEFEANRLLAPIDHDDGAHVQLTGTGLTHLGSAEGRDKMHREAAAAEKQTDSMRMFLEGLEGGKPAPGVAGQQPEWFYKGDGSQLVGPTDPLVMPAFAQDGGEEPEIAGVYIIGEDGTPYRLGLALANEFSDHVTERHNYLWLAHSKLRQAALGPELLVGTPPDHIEGSSRILRDGEVIWEKPFLSGEGNMSHSFANLEHHHFKYDLFRRAGDVHVHFFGTATLSFSDGIVPQEGDVFEILAAPFTLPVRNPLKRAAPVQVAVQQL, encoded by the coding sequence ATGACATTGCGCCTGTTGCAGCATCGTTCGGACAATGGCGAGCGGACGGTCATCGCCGCGCAGGGCGACGCTGCTTATGTCGTGCCGGGCTTTGCCACGATCCGCGCGCTGGCGCTCCATGCGATCGCGCAGAAGATCAGCCTCGCCGCCGCGGTCGAGGCTGCCGGCCGGGGTGCCGCCGTCGATATCGCCGCCGAATTCGAAGCGAACCGCCTGCTCGCCCCCATCGATCATGACGATGGTGCGCATGTGCAACTGACCGGCACCGGCCTCACCCATCTCGGTTCCGCCGAAGGCCGCGACAAGATGCACCGCGAAGCCGCCGCCGCCGAAAAGCAGACCGATTCGATGCGCATGTTCCTGGAAGGCCTGGAAGGCGGCAAGCCCGCCCCCGGCGTCGCGGGCCAGCAGCCCGAATGGTTCTACAAGGGCGACGGGTCGCAGCTCGTTGGTCCTACCGATCCGCTGGTCATGCCCGCCTTCGCCCAGGATGGCGGCGAGGAGCCGGAAATCGCCGGCGTCTACATCATCGGCGAAGACGGCACCCCCTATCGCCTCGGCCTCGCGCTCGCCAACGAGTTCAGCGACCATGTGACCGAGCGTCATAACTATCTGTGGCTCGCCCACTCCAAGCTGCGCCAGGCCGCGCTCGGCCCGGAACTGCTGGTCGGCACCCCGCCGGACCATATCGAAGGGTCGAGCCGCATCCTGCGCGATGGCGAAGTGATCTGGGAAAAGCCGTTCCTGTCGGGCGAAGGCAATATGTCGCACAGTTTCGCCAATCTGGAACATCATCATTTCAAATATGACCTGTTCCGCCGCGCGGGCGATGTGCATGTCCATTTCTTCGGCACGGCGACCCTGTCGTTCAGCGACGGCATCGTACCGCAGGAAGGCGATGTGTTCGAAATCCTCGCTGCCCCCTTCACCCTGCCGGTGCGCAACCCGCTGAAGCGCGCCGCGCCCGTTCAGGTCGCCGTCCAGCAGCTCTGA
- a CDS encoding Gfo/Idh/MocA family protein: MDPIRIAIVGIGKIARDQHVPAIRGNSAFSLAATVSPHDAGLDGVPHHASLDDLLAQGPAVDAIALCTPPQVRYDLATQALTKGVHLFLEKPPGATLAEVEALKVQADKVGVSLFAAWHSRFAAGVAPARAWLAERKIEKVSIVWREDVRVWHPGQAWIWQPGGLGVFDPGINALSIVTHILPRPFFLKDATLVLPENRAAPIAADLSFRDTAGAAIHMDLDWRQTGPQSWDIVVDTDAGALKLAHGGAVLTLPSGTEHGEDVEYAGLYARFATLIRGGRSDVDTSPLRLVADAFLRGTRQTTQAFHD; the protein is encoded by the coding sequence ATGGACCCGATCCGTATCGCGATCGTGGGCATAGGCAAGATCGCGCGCGATCAGCATGTGCCCGCGATCCGGGGCAACAGCGCCTTCAGCCTGGCCGCCACCGTCAGCCCGCACGACGCGGGCCTCGATGGCGTGCCGCATCATGCCAGCCTGGACGATCTGCTGGCGCAGGGGCCGGCGGTGGACGCGATCGCGCTCTGTACGCCGCCCCAGGTCCGCTACGATCTGGCGACGCAGGCGCTGACGAAGGGCGTCCACCTCTTCCTGGAAAAGCCGCCCGGCGCGACTCTGGCAGAGGTGGAGGCGCTCAAGGTCCAGGCCGACAAGGTCGGCGTCAGCCTGTTCGCCGCCTGGCACAGCCGCTTCGCCGCCGGGGTCGCCCCGGCACGCGCCTGGCTGGCCGAGCGCAAGATCGAGAAGGTATCGATCGTCTGGCGCGAGGATGTCCGCGTCTGGCATCCGGGCCAGGCCTGGATCTGGCAGCCCGGCGGCCTCGGCGTCTTCGATCCCGGCATCAACGCGCTATCGATCGTCACCCATATCTTGCCGCGTCCCTTCTTCCTGAAGGACGCGACGCTGGTGCTGCCGGAAAATCGCGCCGCGCCGATCGCCGCGGACCTCAGCTTTCGCGATACCGCGGGCGCGGCGATCCATATGGATCTCGACTGGCGTCAGACCGGCCCGCAAAGCTGGGACATCGTCGTAGACACCGACGCGGGTGCGCTCAAACTCGCCCATGGCGGTGCGGTACTGACCCTGCCCAGCGGCACCGAACATGGCGAGGATGTCGAATATGCCGGCCTCTACGCCCGTTTCGCCACGCTGATCCGGGGCGGCCGGTCGGATGTCGACACCAGCCCGCTGCGGCTGGTCGCCGACGCCTTCCTGCGCGGCACCCGCCAGACCACGCAAGCATTTCACGACTGA
- a CDS encoding alpha-N-arabinofuranosidase: MTKTLRRTASALLFCASALVWQPASADTGGKPTTATIDAAKPGPVYDRRIFTQFAEHLGNGIYGGLWVGNDKSIPNTNGFRNDVIAALKNLSVPVVRWPGGCFADEYHWREGIGGKAKRPVKINTHWGGVTEPNTVGTHEFFELIRQIGAEAYVAGNVGNGTPQEMAEWVEYMTSPAGTLADERARNGHKEPWAVPYFGVGNELWGCGGNMRAEYAADVTRRYATFIKAPSGTKILKIAAGANVDDYNWTEVMMREAGAQLDGVSLHYYTLPQGGWPPKADPVNFDETLWADTLSKAVHMDELITKHTAIMDKYDPAKRIFLAVDEWGTWYAQDPGTHPGFLRQQNTMRDALVASIHLDIFARHADRVKMSAIAQMVNVLQAMILTDGKKMVLTPTYHVFEMYKPWQDATVLPIGIDTPWYNKDQFVMPAVSGSAVRGKDGKVHVGLSNLDPNQANTVTVKLGGLNAAGVTGRILTAGAMNAHNTFDAPETVKPVAFTGAQVSGGTLTVTLPAKSVVVLELQ; this comes from the coding sequence ATGACAAAGACCCTGCGCCGCACCGCCAGCGCGCTGCTGTTCTGCGCCAGCGCCTTGGTTTGGCAGCCCGCCAGCGCCGACACCGGCGGCAAGCCCACGACCGCTACGATCGACGCCGCCAAGCCCGGCCCGGTCTATGACAGGCGCATCTTCACCCAGTTCGCCGAACATCTGGGCAACGGCATCTATGGCGGCCTGTGGGTCGGCAACGACAAGTCGATCCCCAACACCAACGGTTTCCGCAACGACGTGATTGCGGCGCTTAAGAATCTATCGGTTCCCGTCGTGCGCTGGCCCGGCGGCTGCTTCGCCGACGAATATCATTGGCGTGAAGGCATTGGCGGCAAAGCCAAGCGCCCGGTCAAGATCAACACCCATTGGGGCGGCGTGACCGAACCCAACACCGTGGGCACCCATGAATTTTTCGAACTGATCCGTCAGATCGGCGCGGAAGCCTATGTCGCGGGCAATGTCGGCAACGGCACGCCGCAGGAAATGGCCGAATGGGTCGAATATATGACCTCGCCCGCCGGCACGCTGGCCGACGAACGCGCCAGGAACGGCCATAAGGAACCCTGGGCCGTGCCCTATTTCGGCGTAGGCAACGAACTGTGGGGCTGCGGCGGCAACATGCGCGCCGAATATGCCGCCGACGTCACGCGTCGCTACGCCACCTTCATCAAGGCGCCGAGCGGCACCAAGATATTGAAGATCGCGGCGGGCGCCAATGTCGACGATTACAACTGGACCGAAGTGATGATGCGGGAAGCCGGCGCGCAGCTCGATGGCGTTTCGCTCCATTATTACACCCTGCCCCAGGGCGGCTGGCCGCCCAAGGCCGATCCGGTCAATTTCGACGAGACCCTCTGGGCCGACACCCTGTCCAAGGCCGTGCACATGGATGAACTGATCACCAAGCACACCGCCATCATGGACAAGTACGACCCCGCCAAGCGCATCTTCCTGGCGGTGGACGAATGGGGCACCTGGTATGCGCAGGACCCCGGCACCCATCCCGGCTTCCTGCGCCAGCAGAACACGATGCGCGACGCGCTAGTGGCGTCGATCCATCTGGATATCTTCGCGCGTCATGCCGATCGGGTGAAGATGAGCGCGATCGCGCAGATGGTGAACGTCCTCCAGGCGATGATCCTGACCGACGGCAAGAAGATGGTGCTGACCCCCACCTATCATGTCTTCGAAATGTACAAGCCGTGGCAGGACGCGACGGTGCTGCCGATCGGCATCGACACGCCCTGGTATAATAAAGACCAGTTCGTGATGCCGGCCGTCAGCGGCTCTGCGGTGCGTGGCAAGGATGGCAAGGTCCATGTCGGCCTGTCCAACCTCGATCCCAATCAGGCCAACACGGTCACGGTCAAGCTCGGCGGCCTGAATGCCGCCGGCGTCACCGGCCGTATCCTGACCGCCGGCGCAATGAACGCCCACAACACGTTCGATGCGCCCGAAACCGTCAAGCCCGTCGCCTTCACCGGCGCGCAGGTCAGCGGCGGCACGCTGACGGTGACGCTGCCGGCCAAATCAGTGGTGGTGCTGGAACTGCAATAA
- a CDS encoding arabinan endo-1,5-alpha-L-arabinosidase: MKRQTLVTLLGLALLTGHICAQAAAQPAAPTLGSRLTGDLVPTHDPVIAREGDIYHVFSTGHGKRLIETRTSPDLIHWTAGDPIFTALPAWAKEAIPGSDGMWAPDISYVNGRYRLYYSVSTFGSNRSAIGLATSPTLDPKAKNYGWRDEGLVVLSTKDDDYNAIDPNFIIDREGRHWLSLGSFWTGIKLFALDQKTGKPRDAKAKPFSIARRPAPAGGPAPVEAPFIVDHGGYYWLMVSYDYCCKGANSTYYTVMGRSKDITGPYLGKDGSPLMEGGGTIFLRADLQEQQRFRGPGHAGWLHDKDGQDYVVYHAYDKQANGAPTLRIAPVTWGADGWPQAHY, encoded by the coding sequence ATGAAGCGGCAGACGCTTGTGACATTGCTGGGCCTCGCCCTCCTGACCGGCCACATCTGCGCGCAAGCGGCGGCGCAGCCCGCCGCGCCCACGCTGGGCAGCCGCCTGACCGGCGACCTCGTGCCCACCCATGATCCGGTCATCGCCCGCGAAGGCGATATCTATCATGTGTTCAGCACCGGCCATGGCAAACGGCTGATCGAGACGCGCACCTCGCCGGACCTGATCCACTGGACCGCGGGCGATCCGATCTTCACCGCGCTGCCTGCCTGGGCGAAGGAAGCGATCCCCGGCAGCGACGGCATGTGGGCGCCCGACATTTCCTACGTCAACGGCCGCTATCGGCTCTATTATTCCGTCTCGACCTTCGGATCGAACCGCTCCGCCATCGGCCTCGCCACCAGCCCGACGCTGGACCCGAAGGCGAAAAATTACGGTTGGCGCGACGAGGGGCTGGTCGTCCTGTCCACCAAGGACGACGACTATAACGCCATCGATCCCAATTTCATCATCGACCGGGAGGGCCGCCACTGGCTGTCGCTCGGCAGCTTCTGGACCGGTATCAAGCTGTTCGCACTGGACCAGAAGACCGGCAAGCCCAGGGATGCGAAGGCCAAGCCGTTCAGCATCGCCCGCCGCCCTGCGCCAGCCGGCGGCCCTGCTCCGGTCGAAGCCCCCTTCATCGTCGACCATGGCGGCTATTACTGGCTGATGGTCAGCTACGACTATTGCTGCAAGGGCGCCAACAGCACCTATTATACCGTCATGGGCCGATCCAAGGATATCACCGGCCCCTATCTGGGCAAGGATGGCAGTCCTCTGATGGAAGGCGGCGGCACCATCTTCCTGCGTGCCGATCTGCAGGAACAGCAGCGATTCCGCGGTCCCGGCCATGCGGGCTGGCTCCACGACAAGGACGGCCAAGACTATGTCGTCTACCACGCCTATGACAAACAGGCGAACGGTGCCCCCACCCTGCGCATCGCCCCCGTCACTTGGGGCGCCGATGGCTGGCCGCAAGCCCACTATTAA